In a genomic window of Xylanivirga thermophila:
- a CDS encoding ComEC/Rec2 family competence protein: MKIPILIPGFRSGILWKKVIATIYYALTVYLFIQSWSLLTFFIAFPFAVFSLIDIIKASILGLDAGNSKYVFILSNIALFTGAIDVFRSFFNMNPNKKRLPIAQKIPYNALKVHFLNIGQGDCILIQQASNAMLIDAGYWINGRSIVKYLKNKGVEKLDYIIVTHPHPDHIGGMPRVLRHIPVDRMILPMVKYPIQKHREKVEKLLSISNDGNTEIISACPNTIYKFGKGYFSVLSPNGDRYDRLNNYSIVTKLVFGHTAFLFAGDAEMYLEHEMIKEGFNLKSDVLKVGHHGSYTSTSKEFLQAVSPKYAVISVGRKSLYGHPDKSTLNKLEDIGAVLYRTDKRGTVVAISDGSNVVFDTRPCTYPNGRKKLTPYRRKYKLLSKNKKVNQL; encoded by the coding sequence ATGAAGATACCAATACTTATACCGGGGTTTCGTAGTGGTATATTGTGGAAAAAGGTTATAGCGACCATATATTATGCCCTTACAGTATATCTCTTCATACAGAGCTGGAGCCTTTTGACCTTTTTTATTGCCTTTCCGTTTGCAGTGTTTTCACTTATAGATATTATAAAGGCAAGCATATTAGGGTTGGATGCAGGTAATAGCAAATATGTCTTTATTCTATCTAATATAGCATTATTTACCGGGGCAATTGATGTGTTTAGATCATTTTTTAATATGAATCCAAATAAAAAGCGACTGCCTATAGCTCAAAAGATACCATACAATGCATTAAAGGTGCATTTTCTAAATATTGGTCAAGGTGATTGTATACTTATACAGCAAGCTTCCAATGCCATGTTAATAGATGCAGGGTATTGGATAAATGGGAGATCAATAGTTAAGTATTTAAAGAATAAGGGTGTAGAAAAATTGGACTATATAATAGTCACCCATCCACATCCTGATCATATAGGAGGTATGCCTAGGGTGTTAAGGCATATACCTGTGGATAGGATGATACTCCCTATGGTTAAGTATCCCATTCAAAAACACCGTGAAAAGGTAGAAAAGCTTTTATCTATATCAAATGATGGGAACACGGAAATTATCTCCGCCTGTCCCAATACCATATACAAATTTGGCAAGGGCTATTTTAGTGTATTATCTCCTAATGGAGATCGTTATGATAGGCTAAACAACTATTCAATAGTTACAAAACTGGTATTTGGGCATACTGCATTTTTATTTGCTGGAGATGCAGAGATGTACCTGGAACATGAAATGATAAAAGAAGGTTTCAATCTAAAATCCGATGTCTTAAAGGTAGGGCATCATGGAAGCTATACCTCTACTAGTAAGGAATTTTTACAAGCCGTATCTCCCAAATATGCAGTTATAAGCGTGGGACGAAAAAGCCTCTATGGGCATCCTGATAAGTCTACCCTAAACAAATTGGAAGATATAGGGGCTGTGCTCTATAGAACGGATAAAAGGGGTACTGTAGTTGCCATATCCGATGGTTCTAATGTGGTATTTGATACCCGTCCATGTACCTATCCTAATGGAAGGAAAAAGCTTACACCATACAGAAGAAAATATAAACTGTTGAGTAAAAATAAAAAAGTAAATCAGTTATAA
- a CDS encoding HAD family hydrolase, which translates to MKTYNTILFDLDGTLTDSKEGIINSIRHALSYFDIVEDDMDKLKSFIGPPLKDSFKVLYGFDDHKADVAIVKYREYFKDRGIFENEVYLCIPEMLSNLKRHGKTLIVATSKPTVFAKRILEHFDLMEYFSDVIGSNLDGTMVEKSEVIKYALDKNNITDLDSTIMVGDRKYDIEGAKDAGIDCIAVLYGFGTSTEINEGSPLYIAKTVQDIEKIILG; encoded by the coding sequence ATGAAGACATATAACACCATACTATTTGATCTGGATGGTACCCTGACAGATTCTAAAGAAGGGATTATAAATTCTATCAGGCATGCCCTTTCATACTTTGACATAGTGGAAGATGATATGGATAAGCTCAAAAGCTTTATAGGGCCTCCACTCAAGGATTCTTTCAAAGTATTATATGGTTTTGATGATCATAAGGCTGATGTTGCTATTGTGAAATATAGGGAATATTTTAAGGATAGGGGTATATTTGAAAATGAGGTGTACCTATGTATTCCGGAGATGTTGTCAAATCTTAAACGTCATGGCAAAACCCTTATAGTGGCTACATCAAAACCCACCGTATTTGCTAAGAGGATACTAGAGCACTTTGACCTGATGGAATATTTTTCAGATGTGATAGGGAGTAATCTTGATGGTACCATGGTTGAAAAGAGTGAAGTAATAAAATATGCACTGGATAAAAATAATATAACAGATCTTGACAGCACAATAATGGTAGGAGATAGAAAATATGATATAGAAGGCGCCAAAGACGCTGGTATAGATTGTATTGCAGTGTTGTATGGGTTTGGTACAAGTACAGAGATTAATGAGGGTAGCCCATTATATATTGCAAAAACTGTTCAGGATATAGAAAAGATTATTCTTGGTTAA
- a CDS encoding CPBP family intramembrane glutamic endopeptidase — protein MLFKSLYIKLRVILKNEWFKMFVLFFIIPISVLSIYMEICLLLGLKSNRYMPTFSYILLIIVLIMELIKHRWSPKMMGIMHDNLIYSMVFGMGLSICICIILYYPFHKGLRLDPEYIRILLYQIGIVGFIEELWFRGMLLTCLINIYPKYKAVIINSLLFGLMHIMGGIGAILSAFFIGVLLCLIRIRTKNLIGCILAHGFINFFGIIFI, from the coding sequence ATGTTGTTTAAATCCCTGTACATAAAGCTAAGAGTGATTTTAAAAAATGAATGGTTTAAAATGTTTGTACTCTTTTTTATTATACCCATATCTGTATTGTCTATCTATATGGAGATATGTCTGCTTTTAGGCCTTAAAAGCAATAGATATATGCCTACCTTTTCATATATACTACTAATTATAGTACTCATAATGGAGCTTATAAAGCATAGATGGAGTCCTAAAATGATGGGCATTATGCATGATAATCTGATATACTCCATGGTGTTTGGAATGGGATTAAGTATATGCATCTGTATCATACTGTATTATCCATTTCATAAGGGGCTAAGACTCGATCCTGAATATATTAGGATATTACTGTATCAAATAGGAATAGTGGGATTTATAGAAGAGCTGTGGTTTAGGGGCATGCTACTCACATGCCTTATTAATATATATCCCAAATATAAGGCAGTGATAATAAACAGCCTTTTATTTGGACTTATGCACATAATGGGTGGAATAGGAGCCATTTTATCGGCATTCTTTATAGGGGTTTTACTCTGTCTGATACGCATTCGCACTAAAAACCTCATTGGATGTATATTAGCACATGGATTTATTAATTTTTTTGGTATTATATTCATATAA
- a CDS encoding glycosyltransferase family 4 protein: protein MTVMELLPPAKGGMVKHFLSLSRGLKSKDARVIALCTPEDRLMEELSNSGIECIPFFVPEDMGVSSVKRSTQKLTNIIKKYNPDILHVHGFKASIIGRRAAQRIGGISVLYTVHNFLPFSGGWKLKMARFLEHRLYKDTCAIITVSDSLSRYMIEEMGLPSTKMHVVYNGIDTVQTIDSDLRDEMGISNSTLVVGTTSRLIPAKGIDYLLDAIPMVLDKYDDMKFIIIGDGPEEDRLKARAHGISDTHIIFTGYVENIEDYYGIMDIFVLPTLSEGLGISVLEAMSFGIPVIASYVGGIPEIINHRQTGYLIPPANKMEIGLAILNMIDHPDMRERLGKSGKENVEKNFKLETMIDQTWRIMSECYNR from the coding sequence ATGACTGTAATGGAACTTTTGCCACCTGCAAAAGGGGGAATGGTAAAGCATTTTCTATCCCTATCTAGAGGATTAAAATCAAAGGACGCAAGGGTAATTGCATTGTGTACACCTGAGGATAGATTAATGGAGGAGCTATCAAATAGCGGTATAGAATGTATTCCTTTTTTTGTACCGGAGGATATGGGTGTTTCCTCTGTAAAAAGGAGTACTCAAAAACTCACAAATATCATAAAGAAATATAATCCTGATATTCTACATGTCCATGGCTTTAAAGCAAGTATAATAGGCAGACGGGCAGCCCAGAGGATTGGAGGGATATCGGTTTTATATACAGTTCATAATTTTTTGCCTTTTAGTGGTGGATGGAAGCTAAAAATGGCCCGTTTTTTAGAGCATAGATTGTATAAGGATACATGTGCTATAATAACGGTATCCGATAGTCTTAGCAGGTATATGATCGAAGAGATGGGACTTCCCTCCACAAAAATGCACGTGGTATATAATGGAATAGATACTGTACAAACTATAGATTCGGATTTAAGGGATGAGATGGGTATATCAAATTCTACATTGGTAGTGGGCACCACATCCAGGCTTATACCGGCAAAGGGTATAGATTACCTGTTGGATGCAATACCCATGGTACTTGACAAGTATGATGATATGAAGTTTATTATAATAGGTGATGGGCCAGAGGAGGATAGATTAAAGGCAAGGGCCCATGGTATTTCCGATACACATATCATATTTACAGGGTATGTGGAAAACATAGAGGATTATTATGGCATAATGGATATATTTGTTTTGCCTACATTGTCAGAAGGTCTGGGTATATCGGTACTTGAGGCCATGTCCTTTGGTATTCCGGTTATTGCCAGTTATGTAGGGGGTATTCCCGAGATAATAAACCACAGGCAGACTGGATATTTAATTCCTCCCGCCAACAAGATGGAAATAGGTTTGGCTATTTTAAATATGATAGATCATCCTGATATGCGTGAAAGGCTAGGAAAATCAGGCAAAGAAAATGTGGAGAAAAATTTTAAATTGGAGACTATGATAGATCAAACATGGCGCATAATGAGCGAATGCTATAATAGATAA